In Pelosinus sp. IPA-1, a single genomic region encodes these proteins:
- a CDS encoding ribonuclease HII, translated as MNVEQMTVAQISNILEQNNVSTSMINSLKQDPRVSISRLLEKWQKSQEKTLLEQQRIQGLYEQERKLVSEGYNFIAGVDEAGRGPLAGPLVVGAVILPIGCHIPLINDSKKLSAKQREELYYIIKEVAIGVQHKVIDIDIIDNLNIYKATVFGMYSVINELLPQPQSVLIDAVPLPDLALHSLSLIGGDAISASIGAASIIAKVERDNLMLEFDKQFPEYGFAKHKGYGTPEHLKALQQYGPCPIHRKSFEPIKSWEKTCL; from the coding sequence GTGAATGTAGAACAAATGACGGTAGCACAAATTTCGAATATTCTAGAACAAAATAATGTATCAACTTCTATGATTAACAGTTTAAAACAAGATCCGAGAGTTTCAATATCTCGTTTACTAGAAAAGTGGCAGAAAAGCCAGGAGAAAACGTTACTAGAGCAACAGCGCATTCAAGGTCTTTATGAACAGGAACGTAAACTAGTAAGTGAGGGTTATAACTTCATCGCAGGTGTTGACGAGGCCGGTCGTGGTCCTTTAGCAGGTCCATTAGTTGTCGGTGCTGTTATATTGCCAATTGGTTGCCATATACCACTCATCAACGACTCCAAAAAGCTATCTGCTAAGCAACGAGAAGAGTTGTATTACATAATAAAAGAAGTAGCTATTGGAGTACAGCATAAAGTTATTGATATTGATATTATTGACAATTTGAATATTTATAAGGCAACTGTATTTGGCATGTATAGTGTTATTAATGAATTGCTGCCTCAGCCGCAATCTGTATTAATTGATGCTGTACCTTTACCTGATTTAGCATTGCATTCCTTATCGCTAATTGGTGGCGATGCCATAAGCGCCTCCATTGGAGCAGCGTCTATCATTGCTAAAGTAGAACGAGATAATCTCATGTTAGAGTTCGATAAGCAATTCCCTGAGTATGGTTTTGCTAAACATAAGGGTTATGGAACTCCTGAGCATTTAAAGGCATTACAACAGTATGGGCCTTGTCCGATTCATCGAAAAAGTTTTGAACCTATTAAGTCTTGGGAGAAGACATGCTTATGA
- a CDS encoding EscU/YscU/HrcU family type III secretion system export apparatus switch protein, whose translation MSNKETEKPKQAIALTYQNTNGNAPKVVAKGTGFIAERIMSTAKQNSIPVYQNKTLASMLMAVELDREIPPELYQAVAEVLAYIYYIDKKMNNS comes from the coding sequence ATGAGTAATAAAGAAACAGAAAAACCCAAACAGGCCATTGCTTTAACTTATCAAAATACAAATGGCAATGCTCCCAAAGTAGTAGCGAAAGGCACTGGTTTTATTGCAGAAAGAATTATGTCTACTGCGAAGCAAAATTCGATTCCCGTATATCAAAATAAAACCTTAGCTAGTATGCTAATGGCAGTAGAGTTAGATAGAGAAATCCCGCCCGAGTTATATCAAGCGGTCGCAGAGGTCCTAGCATATATTTATTATATCGATAAAAAAATGAATAACTCCTAA
- a CDS encoding UbiX family flavin prenyltransferase gives MRIIVGITGASGGIYGIRLIEVLKKAGCEIHAVVSEHGCQVLEYECGVTQEMIREQVDFLHDIKNIGACIASGSFKTDAMIVVPCSMRTVASIANGIADNLLIRAADVMLKEGRKLILVPRETPLNAIHLANMLKLSQLGVRIVPASPGFYHRPTTINDLTNMMVGKICDTIDIDHDLFPRWQGE, from the coding sequence ATGCGAATTATAGTTGGCATTACCGGTGCAAGTGGCGGTATTTACGGTATTAGATTAATCGAAGTACTAAAAAAAGCAGGATGTGAAATTCATGCAGTAGTATCAGAGCATGGTTGTCAGGTTCTAGAATATGAATGTGGTGTAACGCAAGAGATGATTAGAGAACAAGTAGATTTTTTACATGATATAAAAAATATTGGTGCGTGCATTGCCAGCGGGTCTTTCAAAACAGATGCAATGATAGTTGTACCTTGCTCTATGCGCACAGTTGCTAGTATCGCTAATGGAATTGCAGACAATTTGCTAATACGTGCGGCTGATGTAATGTTAAAGGAAGGACGCAAATTGATTCTTGTCCCTAGAGAAACACCTCTTAATGCTATACATTTAGCGAATATGCTGAAATTATCTCAATTGGGTGTTAGGATCGTACCTGCCAGCCCTGGATTTTATCACCGTCCCACTACAATAAACGATCTAACTAATATGATGGTTGGTAAAATTTGTGATACCATTGATATTGACCATGATTTATTTCCTAGATGGCAAGGTGAATAG
- the ylqF gene encoding ribosome biogenesis GTPase YlqF, producing MDDLNINWFPGHMTKALRMIQANLKLVDVVIELLDARIPVSSANPVIHQILEGKPRVVALNKIDLAEPEYTKQWIEYFHSQGLQVVALDSMTGKGTKELVSQVEKLGSLKAAKLVSKGVNARAVRAMILGIPNVGKSSLINRLLGMKAVRTADKPGVTRGKQWITIGKNLELLDTPGVLWPKFEDPEVGFRLAMTGAINDDIYDIEKAMSKMLLFLRENYSQRLIERYNLTSPLPEDSIELLGLIGARRGCLRSGGVIDYEKARRMILNEFRNSKLGVFTLDRPNERE from the coding sequence ATGGATGATTTGAATATTAACTGGTTTCCTGGACATATGACAAAAGCTCTGCGGATGATCCAGGCAAATCTAAAATTAGTCGATGTAGTTATTGAATTACTGGATGCCCGTATTCCTGTAAGTAGTGCAAATCCAGTCATTCATCAAATACTCGAAGGAAAGCCGCGAGTAGTAGCCTTAAATAAAATTGATTTGGCTGAACCAGAGTATACCAAGCAGTGGATAGAATATTTCCACTCACAAGGTTTACAAGTAGTTGCCTTAGATTCGATGACTGGAAAAGGTACTAAAGAACTAGTCAGCCAAGTAGAAAAGCTAGGTAGTCTAAAAGCTGCAAAATTAGTTTCAAAAGGCGTAAATGCTCGGGCAGTGCGAGCAATGATTTTAGGAATTCCTAATGTCGGCAAGTCATCTCTTATTAATCGTTTACTAGGGATGAAGGCTGTACGTACTGCTGATAAACCAGGTGTCACTCGGGGTAAACAATGGATTACGATTGGCAAAAATTTAGAATTATTAGATACACCAGGTGTATTGTGGCCAAAATTTGAAGATCCGGAAGTTGGATTTAGACTAGCCATGACTGGTGCAATCAATGATGATATCTACGATATTGAAAAAGCGATGTCGAAAATGCTACTATTCTTACGTGAAAATTATAGCCAACGTTTAATTGAACGATACAATTTGACCTCACCATTACCAGAAGATTCAATTGAACTATTAGGCCTTATTGGAGCACGGCGCGGTTGTTTACGCAGCGGTGGAGTCATTGACTATGAGAAAGCTAGGCGTATGATACTTAATGAATTTCGTAATAGTAAGTTAGGAGTATTTACTTTAGATCGGCCGAATGAGCGTGAATAA
- a CDS encoding RNA methyltransferase: MALPIYLGLVHHPIYNKNNEIITTAITNFDIHDIARTSRTYDIKKYFIIHPHESQTMLAKEIMDYWQHGYGGEYNPDRREAFSVLDIKADIKSAVEYITECEGSNPLIVTTDARTFPNTISYKNMRDQIDLSGRPCLILFGTGWGIEKSVMEEFDYILEPIYGPGDYNHLPVRAAVAIILDRLLGEKWWES; the protein is encoded by the coding sequence ATGGCTTTACCAATTTATCTCGGCTTAGTACACCACCCGATCTACAATAAAAATAATGAAATTATCACTACGGCGATTACTAACTTTGATATTCACGATATTGCACGTACTTCCCGGACCTATGATATAAAAAAATACTTTATTATTCATCCACACGAAAGCCAAACTATGTTGGCAAAGGAAATAATGGATTACTGGCAACATGGTTATGGTGGAGAATATAACCCGGACCGTCGTGAAGCATTTAGTGTATTAGATATTAAAGCAGATATTAAAAGTGCTGTAGAATACATTACTGAATGTGAAGGTAGCAACCCCCTAATTGTTACCACAGATGCTCGCACCTTCCCAAATACTATCTCATATAAAAACATGAGAGATCAGATTGACCTTAGTGGCAGGCCTTGCCTCATTTTATTTGGGACTGGTTGGGGTATTGAAAAATCAGTAATGGAAGAATTTGATTATATTCTAGAACCAATTTATGGCCCTGGTGATTATAACCACTTACCAGTACGAGCAGCTGTGGCTATTATTTTAGATCGGCTGTTAGGTGAAAAATGGTGGGAGTCATAA
- the lepB gene encoding signal peptidase I: protein MSNTNLGEEVKDWVVSILIAVVLAFFIRYFIVELYMVEGPSMRPTLVNSERLVVNKFIYRFKSPEKGDVLVFRYPKDPSRDFIKRVIAVAGDTIEIKEGRVFLNGQLLNETYILEKTRGSYPLSTVPEGHIFVMGDNRNNSEDSRFRDVGFVPLEMIKGKAVMIFWPLDQLKTLP, encoded by the coding sequence GTGAGTAACACTAATTTAGGCGAAGAGGTAAAAGATTGGGTAGTCTCAATTCTTATTGCTGTCGTATTAGCCTTTTTTATCCGATATTTTATTGTTGAACTCTATATGGTAGAGGGTCCTTCTATGCGTCCCACCTTAGTGAATAGTGAGCGACTCGTAGTAAATAAGTTTATCTATCGCTTTAAAAGTCCTGAAAAAGGTGATGTATTAGTTTTTCGCTACCCTAAAGACCCTAGCCGTGATTTTATCAAGCGGGTTATTGCTGTAGCAGGAGATACTATTGAAATAAAAGAGGGTCGCGTATTTTTGAATGGTCAATTATTAAATGAAACTTATATTCTAGAAAAAACCCGTGGCTCCTATCCTTTGTCTACTGTACCTGAAGGGCATATCTTCGTTATGGGAGATAATCGTAACAATTCGGAAGACAGTCGTTTCCGAGATGTTGGTTTTGTACCTCTAGAAATGATTAAAGGTAAAGCGGTTATGATATTTTGGCCACTTGATCAATTAAAAACTCTCCCTTAA
- the rplS gene encoding 50S ribosomal protein L19, with amino-acid sequence MNMIQALEQEQLRQDIPAFKPGDTVRVHVKVVEGTRERIQVFEGVVIGRSNGGIRETFTVRRVSYNVGVERTFPVHSPRLEKIEVVRKGIVRRAKLYYLRKLKGKAARIRERR; translated from the coding sequence ATGAATATGATTCAAGCATTAGAACAAGAACAACTACGTCAGGATATCCCTGCATTTAAGCCAGGAGATACTGTACGCGTTCATGTAAAAGTTGTCGAGGGTACTCGTGAGCGTATCCAGGTGTTTGAAGGTGTTGTTATTGGTAGAAGCAATGGCGGAATTCGCGAAACATTTACTGTTAGACGTGTTTCTTACAACGTCGGTGTAGAACGTACATTCCCTGTGCATTCCCCACGTTTGGAAAAAATTGAAGTAGTACGTAAAGGTATCGTACGCCGTGCTAAATTATACTATCTGCGTAAACTTAAAGGTAAAGCAGCTCGTATTAGAGAAAGACGGTAA
- a CDS encoding YraN family protein, with the protein MNTVQTGDIGEQAATDYLLRAGYDIIERKYRSKIGEVDIIARIKNTIVFIEVKTRRNTNYGFPAEAVTYRKQKKIINTALCYLQQIHNSNMSCRFDVIEVFLTENNKITYNHITNAFIK; encoded by the coding sequence GTGAATACGGTTCAGACAGGAGATATTGGGGAACAGGCTGCTACAGATTATTTACTTCGAGCTGGATATGATATAATAGAACGAAAATATCGCAGTAAGATTGGCGAAGTAGATATTATTGCCAGAATTAAAAATACCATTGTCTTTATAGAAGTAAAGACGAGACGTAATACTAACTATGGTTTTCCTGCAGAAGCTGTAACATATCGAAAGCAGAAAAAAATAATTAATACTGCCCTTTGTTATCTACAACAAATACATAACTCAAATATGTCTTGTCGTTTTGATGTAATCGAAGTCTTTTTAACAGAAAATAATAAGATAACCTATAACCATATTACAAATGCATTTATTAAATAA